A genomic region of Choristoneura fumiferana chromosome 15, NRCan_CFum_1, whole genome shotgun sequence contains the following coding sequences:
- the LOC141435508 gene encoding uncharacterized protein isoform X2 codes for MRRISPNNPVRRRLFADADLSEEARIDNCTNVLQESIARDKAEMSKKWNFDFDTETPLDGPIEWFKREGENWVGWEKNTDICDEKDSFQMKMENEVTPNEKTAKDPPVVRKRRNDSASSDKGVRRKISFD; via the exons ATGCGGCGCATCTCCCCTAACAACCCGGTGCGTAGGCGTCTCTTCGCCGACGCCGATCTGTCTGAAGAAGCTCGCATAGACAACTGTACCAATGTTCTGCAGGAGTCCATAGCAAG gGACAAAGCAGAAATGTCCAAAAAATGGAACTTCGACTTTGATACCGAAACACCTTTAGACGGACCCATCGAATGGTTCAAACGTGAAGGAGAGAACTGGGTAGGGTGGGAGAAGAACACTGATATCTGTGATGAAAAAGAtagctttcaaatgaaaatggAGAATGAAGTTACCCCGAATGAAAAGACTGCTAAGGATCCGCCTGTTGTTAGAAAGAGGAGGAATGATTCGGCGTCCAGTGACAAAGGAGTAAGAAGGAAAATAAGTTTCGATTAG
- the LOC141435508 gene encoding uncharacterized protein isoform X1 → MTTRDQRAMRRISPNNPVRRRLFADADLSEEARIDNCTNVLQESIARDKAEMSKKWNFDFDTETPLDGPIEWFKREGENWVGWEKNTDICDEKDSFQMKMENEVTPNEKTAKDPPVVRKRRNDSASSDKGVRRKISFD, encoded by the exons ACAACTAGAGACCAAAGAGCGATGCGGCGCATCTCCCCTAACAACCCGGTGCGTAGGCGTCTCTTCGCCGACGCCGATCTGTCTGAAGAAGCTCGCATAGACAACTGTACCAATGTTCTGCAGGAGTCCATAGCAAG gGACAAAGCAGAAATGTCCAAAAAATGGAACTTCGACTTTGATACCGAAACACCTTTAGACGGACCCATCGAATGGTTCAAACGTGAAGGAGAGAACTGGGTAGGGTGGGAGAAGAACACTGATATCTGTGATGAAAAAGAtagctttcaaatgaaaatggAGAATGAAGTTACCCCGAATGAAAAGACTGCTAAGGATCCGCCTGTTGTTAGAAAGAGGAGGAATGATTCGGCGTCCAGTGACAAAGGAGTAAGAAGGAAAATAAGTTTCGATTAG